The Candidozyma auris chromosome 1, complete sequence genome includes a region encoding these proteins:
- a CDS encoding NAD-dependent epimerase/dehydratase family protein: protein MKVLVLGASGYIGNSVANALVRAGHSVLAQTRDASKWGKEFEKDEMEVLESDPVADDKWVEKLSLVDVVVDCLGGSAPLGQISSKLVTKAEEARRHPTAAKLVYVWTSGVWIHGDDRFEIVTDGTEVSHPPAKVQWRPEVENQIISSTKLDGIVIRPGLVYGRQSNVVGMLFDQENKGKIEWPGHPGGRYATIHVDDLGELYRLAVEKHPLVKGLKLEGSNFSTESVDTLLSQLAKLSNVDGYSYKEPSNDFERALSNTSVVRGTLGRTLLGWNPVKPSLIDGLPVYYRAYLASK from the coding sequence ATGAAAGTTTTAGTCCTTGGAGCAAGTGGTTACATTGGCAATAGTGTTGCAAATGCTTTGGTTCGGGCTGGACATTCTGTTCTTGCCCAGACTAGAGACGCCAGCAAATGGGGTAAGGAGTTCGAGAAGGATGAGATGGAAGTGCTCGAGAGTGACCCTGTTGCAGATGACAAATGGGTCGAGAAATTATCTCTCGTGGACGTGGTGGTAGACTGTCTCGGGGGATCTGCTCCACTAGGCCAGATCAGCTCTAAGCTTGTGACCAAAGCCGAGGAAGCTAGGAGACACCCTACGGCTGCAAAGTTAGTCTATGTGTGGACTTCTGGAGTATGGATTCACGGTGATGACCGTTTCGAGATTGTCACAGACGGAACTGAGGTGTCCCATCCTCCTGCAAAGGTTCAATGGCGTCCGGAAGTGGAGAACCAGATAATTCTGAGCACTAAGCTTGATGGTATTGTCATTCGTCCAGGCCTCGTATACGGAAGACAGTCCAACGTTGTTGGTATGCTTTTTGATCAGGAAAATAAGGGAAAAATTGAGTGGCCTGGGCATCCAGGCGGAAGATACGCTACTATTCACGTTGATGACCTTGGCGAGTTGTATAGACTTGCTGTTGAGAAGCACCCACTAGTTAAGGGTCTCAAACTTGAAGGCAGCAACTTTTCGACCGAAAGCGTTGACACTCTCTTGTCGCAGCTTGCTAAGTTGAGTAACGTCGACGGTTATAGCTACAAAGAACCCTCGAACGATTTTGAGAGAGCCTTGTCCAACACCAGTGTGGTGAGAGGTACTTTGGGTCGGACGCTTCTTGGATGGAACCCAGTGAAGCCTTCATTGATTGACGGTTTGCCAGTTTACTACCGGGCTTATCTTGCCTCTAAGTAG
- a CDS encoding dihydrodipicolinate synthase family protein: protein MVHKKIEGIIAAVPTPLTADAKAVDLENIKAQVERLAEAGIHGIVTTGTTGEFPALSLEEHKSVIKAYVDAVAGRFPVIAGLGFNSTQLAIEMAQYSEKVGADACMIVPPFYDPLPFKALYKFFEDVCGSISIPVMYYNLPGATGVHLTAEQFRELSKIKGFDYMKDTSGNAKELGDLLTNPPDGLQPFNGWDTLTFFAMSHGARASVWGVASIVPKECVELWNTFTKEKNLEKAREQWKFLWEVSDFLESVCYPTGIKAGLEIIGHPAGPVRAPTLPLEQKDYDRLKKILSKRKY, encoded by the coding sequence ATGGtccacaagaagatcgaggGAATCATCGCTGCCGTTCCTACACCACTCACTGCTGATGCAAAGGCAGTGGACTTGGAGAACATAAAGGCTCAGGTCGAACGTTTGGCTGAAGCCGGTATCCATGGAATTGTTACCACCGGTACCACTGGTGAGTTTCCAGCTCTCTCGCTTGAGGAGCACAAGAGTGTTATCAAGGCATACGTTGACGCAGTCGCAGGAAGGTTCCCTGTGATTGCTGGTCTTGGCTTCAACAGCACTCAGTTGGCCATTGAGATGGCTCAGTACTCTGAAAAAGTCGGTGCTGACGCTTGCATGATTGTCCCACCATTCTACGATCCTCTCCCATTCAAGGCTCTCTACAAGTTCTTTGAGGACGTGTGTGGGTCCATCTCGATTCCCGTTATGTACTACAATTTGCCTGGTGCTACTGGAGTCCACCTCACAGCCGAGCAATTCAGAGAGCTCTCCAAGATCAAGGGATTTGACTACATGAAGGACACTTCAGGTAACGCCAAGGAGTTGGGTGACCTTTTGACTAACCCTCCAGACGGGCTCCAGCCATTCAATGGTTGGGACACCCTTACTTTCTTCGCTATGTCCCACGGTGCTAGGGCGAGTGTCTGGGGAGTGGCATCCATCGTGCCCAAAGAGTGTGTCGAGTTGTGgaacaccttcaccaaGGAGAAAAACTTGGAGAAAGCCAGAGAGCAGTGGAAGTTCCTCTGGGAGGTAAGTGACTTCCTCGAGAGCGTTTGTTACCCAACAGGTATCAAGGCCGGTCTTGAGATTATTGGCCATCCAGCAGGCCCAGTTAGGGCACCCACATTGCCATTGGAGCAGAAGGATTACGAcaggttgaagaagattcttTCCAAGAGAAAGTATTAA
- a CDS encoding diphthine synthase, which translates to MLYLIGLGLSHETDITVRGLETVRKCERVYLEAYTSILMAADKESLEKFYGKEVILADRELVETGADQILKDADKVDVAFLVVGDVFGATTHTDLVIRANELGIPYESIHNASVMNAVGACGLQLYQFGQTVSLVFFTETWKPDSFYAKIMENRKIGLHTLLLLDIKVKEQSIENMARGRLIYEPPRYMDIKTAAQQLLEVEETRGENAYTPDTPCVAVSRLGSPTQKFKAASLKELADYDAGEPLHSLVMLGRQVHELELEYLYQFVDDKEKFRALVEADQEFFKPPPYVPPEENLSD; encoded by the coding sequence ATGTTATACTTGATCGGCTTGGGATTGTCCCACGAAACGGACATCACTGTCCGTGGGCTTGAGACCGTCAGAAAATGTGAAAGAGTCTACCTCGAAGCATATACATCGATTCTTATGGCCGCAGACAAGGAGTCTCTTGAGAAGTTCTACGGTAAAGAGGTGATTCTTGCAGACAGGGAGTTGGTGGAGACGGGAGCTGACCAAATTCTCAAGGATGCAGACAAAGTTGACGTTGCGTTTTTGGTGGTGGGTGATGTTTTCGGTGCTACAACCCACACTGACTTGGTAATTAGAGCCAACGAGCTCGGCATCCCATACGAGCTGATTCACAACGCCTCAGTGATGAACGCTGTGGGTGCTTGCGGCTTGCAACTATACCAATTCGGCCAGACTGTGTCGTTGGTGTTTTTCACTGAGACCTGGAAACCAGACTCCTTCTACGCCAAAATCATGGAAAACAGAAAAATCGGACTCCATACCTTGTTGCTTTTGGACATCAAGGTAAAGGAGCAAAGCATAGAGAACATGGCCCGCGGAAGACTAATCTACGAGCCCCCCAGGTACATGGACATCAAAACTGCTGCCCAGCAGTTGCTAGAAGTTGAGGAGACCAGAGGTGAGAACGCTTACACTCCAGACACTCCTTGCGTGGCTGTATCTCGTCTTGGATCTCCTACGCAGAAGTTCAAGGCTGCTTCATTGAAGGAATTGGCTGATTACGACGCTGGTGAACCTTTGCATTCATTGGTCATGTTGGGTAGACAAGTGCACGAGTTGGAGTTGGAGTATTTGTACCAATTTGTAGacgacaaggagaagtttAGGGCACTTGTGGAGGCCGATCAGGAGTTCTTCAAGCCTCCACCCTACGTTCCTCCAGAGGAAAATTTGAGCGattaa
- a CDS encoding pepsin-like aspartic protease, giving the protein MSLVSGLVLPQNDDASRYFENLRAARGANHAKRSTSTTITNDRDISYILDVYLGSQHDKVTVLLDTGSSDLWVYGPGVSSAEGGTFDPSQSSHDQSTGESFSIQYLDNSGAEGSYYLDDFSFNSGSTLVSNFQFAVVSSANADSTGILGVADKGQEAVEGEPTYDNLPWALQKSGVTPKASYSLFLGSESEGKGSIIFGGIDTDKYEGDLKKYQVSTDQGLGITAQSATVGGKSISLGQSYILDSGTSWNLWPTDLTEAVAQELGLISYQQGLYIVNCDQPSDKSISFDLGENTISIPYSDLIVNVGENGQKVCSLGAQATDYDPYIFGDVFLRSAYVYYDLTDHTISIAQAKYSTSSHIVPA; this is encoded by the exons ATGTCTCTCGTGAGCGGCTTGGTGCTTCCTCAAAACGACGACGCTTCT AGATACTTCGAGAATCTCCGTGCGGCCAGAGGAGCCAATCACGCCAAGAGATCCACGTCaaccaccatcaccaacgacAGAGACATCTCGTACATTCTTGACGTGTACTTGGGTTCTCAGCACGACAAGGTCACCGTGCTCCTTGACACCGGCTCCTCCGACCTCTGGGTGTACGGCCCTGGTGTCAGCAGTGCCGAAGGCGGCACTTTTGACCCAAGCCAATCATCTCACGACCAGTCCACCGGTGAAAGTTTCTCCATCCAGTACTTGGATAACTCGGGTGCTGAAGGCAGCTACTACCTTGACgacttctccttcaaccTGGGCCTGACACTCGTCAGCAACTTTCAATTTGCTGTGGTCAGCCTGGCCAACGCAGACAGTACCGGTATTTTGGGTGTCGCCGACAAAGGCCAGGAGGCTGTCGAAGGCGAGCCTACTTACGACAACTTGCCATGGGCTTTGCAAAAGTCTGGGGTCACGCCAAAGGCATCGTACTCCTTGTTCTTGGGCTCTGAACTGGAGGGTAAAGGCTCCATCATCTTTGGCGGTATCGATACCGATAAGTACGAGGgcgacttgaagaaatacCAGGTCTCCACCGACCAAGGGTTGGGTATCACTGCCCAAAGCGCTACTGTTGGAGGCAAGTCCATTTCTTTGGGCCAGAGCTACATCTTGGACTCGGGTACTTCTTGGAACTTGTGGCCCACTGATCTTACCGAAGCGGTGGCTCAGGAGCTCGGTCTTATCAGCTACCAGCAAGGTCTCTACATTGTTAACTGCGACCAGCCATCTGACAAGTCCATCTCGTTCGACTTGGGCGAGAACACCATCTCTATCCCATACAGTGACCTCATTGTTAATGTTGGTGAAAATGGCCAGAAAGTGTGTTCTTTGGGTGCCCAGGCCACCGACTATGACCCATACATTTTCGGTGAcgtcttcttgagaagcgCCTACGTCTACTACGACCTCACTGACCACACCATCTCGATTGCTCAAGCCAAGTATTCGACCAGCTCGCACATCGTTCCCGCCTAG
- a CDS encoding ferric reductase family protein, producing the protein MSVDVAFKELVNLQMAMSSDLDKRWDGAGSPWLNINKKYGYMMFALSCVNIVTIWVNSSLKVRLPPTPSRNDGKVTKLLRKWVYFPLSLQILIWAVFMILLLFIPWYQGVSTTPSYIHFKIGLGMLKRSGRIGLALYPLIIFLSLKPNPLPNVLYMHLIPFHKWISWVALSSIFIHCIGFYGFWIHKNELHRSFEKMMFPGVVNFVLLVLVFIFSIKGIRERCYRVFYCLHIITAWASLPLMYLHSMPEANLYIFGSLYLLVYHTAAKIYLSFNIRDEIDDTNSYYCTTVPGSNLILVKIPIEKVIKASTKFRREQDNSMLTYFSPGSHIRISPSFLNPKAWLFATHPYTIASLDTDEYVDLIIKKSNKFARHLASQKYFCYTLSQPFSALDEFFFTRNSNDNITIVSGGSGLAFGLPIFKYFHLRNKKAEFDEHPRTHQLRFCVVVRTIEDIFVLKGAGILEHQENPDSSVLELTSEFREAKIDIFVTGTSDVEPMSKFSRFKDVFKSVGNAVMNFRKGVSETQYYQMEDLEQSMLESSSTGSSSKAIGSVDVEVDAIIQAKEGRPHLATVLDSYHHHLEERSSVVVACGPTSLLEDCKEWTKKNNVEFVAESFSL; encoded by the coding sequence ATGAGCGTCGACGTTGCTTTTAAAGAGCTCGTGAATCTCCAGATGGCAATGTCCTCTGACCTTGACAAAAGATGGGACGGCGCCGGCTCTCCTTGGCTCAATATTAATAAGAAGTATGGTTATATGATGTTTGCGCTTTCTTGTGTGAACATCGTCACCATATGGGTCAACAGCAGCTTGAAAGTGAGGTTACCACCTACTCCATCCAGAAATGATGGAAAAGTTACGAAGCTTTTACGGAAGTGGGTGTACTTCCCTCTTCTGCTCCAGATTCTCATATGGGCTGTGTTCATGATATTGCTCTTGTTCATTCCGTGGTATCAGGGTGTTAGCACTACTCCCTCCTATATTCATTTCAAGATTGGGCTTGGAATGCTCAAACGTTCAGGCAGAATTGGTCTTGCCTTGTACCCGTTGATTATCTTCTTGTCCCTCAAACCGAACCCTTTGCCCAATGTGTTGTATATGCACTTGATTCCTTTCCACAAGTGGATCTCATGGGTCGCTTTATCATCTATCTTCATCCACTGCATTGGATTCTATGGTTTTTGGATTCACAAGAACGAACTACACAGATCCTTCGAAAAGATGATGTTTCCTGGTGTTGTCAACTTCGTGCTCCTTGTTCTCGTTTTCATATTCAGCATCAAAGGCATCAGAGAACGTTGCTACAGAGTCTTTTACTGCTTACACATCATCACCGCTTGGGCTTCTCTTCCCTTAATGTACCTTCACAGTATGCCAGAGGCAAACTTATACATATTCGGCAGCTTGTACCTATTGGTATACCACACTGCAGCGAAGATCTATTTAAGCTTCAATATTAGAGACGAAATTGATGATACCAACAGCTACTACTGCACTACGGTCCCCGGGAGCaatttgattttggtgaaaatTCCAATTGAAAAGGTCATTAAGGCATCTACCAAGTTCAGAAGGGAGCAAGACAATTCTATGCTTACATACTTCTCACCAGGTTCCCATATTCGGATATCTCCGTCGTTTTTAAACCCAAAAGCTTGGTTGTTTGCCACACATCCCTATACCATTGCATCTTTAGACACCGACGAGTACGTCGAtttgatcatcaagaagtcaaaTAAATTTGCACGCCACTTGGCTTCTCAAAAGTACTTCTGCTACACCTTGTCACAACCGTTCTCAGCCCTTGAtgaattcttcttcacgcGTAACTCAAATGACAATATAACCATCGTGAGCGGTGGCTCAGGGTTAGCTTTTGGCTTACCAATATTCAAATACTTCCACTTGAGAAATAAAAAAGCTGAATTTGACGAGCACCCTCGAACCCATCAATTGAGATTCTGCGTGGTCGTTAGAACAATTGAGGATATCTTCGTATTGAAGGGAGCAGGCATTCTCGAACATCAGGAAAATCCTGACTCCAGTGTATTGGAGCTCACTTCGGAATTCAGAGAAGCTAAAATCGATATCTTTGTAACAGGTACCAGTGATGTCGAGCCAATGTCTAAGTTTTCAAGATTCAAAGATGTGTTCAAGAGTGTTGGCAACGCCGTAATGAACTTCCGCAAAGGGGTGCTGGAAACCCAATACTACCAGATGGAAGACCTTGAACAGTCTATGCTCGAGTCGAGCAGCACTGGGCTGCTGTCAAAAGCAATCGGCTCTGTCGACGTCGAAGTGGATGCAATAATCCAAGCCAAGGAAGGCAGGCCACACTTGGCCACAGTCTTAGACAGTTATCACCATCATTTGGAAGAACGGTCAAGCGTTGTGGTTGCATGTGGACCAACTTCATTGTTGGAAGATTGCAAGGAGTGgacaaaaaagaacaatgtGGAGTTTGTGGCTGAAAGCTTCTCCTTATAG
- the BTS1 gene encoding farnesyltranstransferase — MDSFSIDELTRESGPGEIPRALIEPYTYISNIPGNNQNMRYRFLVAFNEMFFKNDKKKILSEIGTIISIFHDSSLLIDDIEDSSDTRRGQECAHIKYGTPLTINCGNLMYFEALHRATNVLPNLEEHGSRDLSEISTKTNKILVDEMLNLHHGQGLDIYWRDVRLREWNLGKCELPSVEEYLRMVMNKTGGLFRLAVKLLALFTDNFSDAETDKLVPFSNLLGIIYQIRDDYMNLVDDRYSEMKGVRGEDLAEGKLSLPILFALQTAPCNSPLHTALFDYGSAKERLENSDKVVQALDYMRNETEALMLTYKLLKEYVAKALAYLKEAGAPSDALLVGVITHLGDVVKPSM, encoded by the coding sequence ATGGACAGCTTCAGCATTGATGAGCTCACGAGAGAAAGTGGACCAGGGGAAATCCCCAGAGCACTTATCGAGCCCTATACATACATATCTAATATTCCTGGAAATAACCAGAACATGAGGTACCGGTTCTTGGTGGCCTTCAACGagatgttcttcaagaacgacaaaaaaaagatccTTAGTGAGATCGGTACCATTATTTCGATATTTCATGATCTGTCCTTGTTGATCGATGACATTGAGGACTCCTCAGATACACGAAGGGGGCAGGAATGTGCTCATATCAAGTACGGGACTCCCTTGACCATCAACTGTGGCAACTTGATGTACTTTGAAGCGCTTCACAGGGCCACCAACGTGCTTCCCAACCTCGAAGAGCATGGCTCACGAGATTTGAGCGAGATTCTGaccaaaacaaacaagaTCCTTGTGGACGAGATGTTGAACCTCCATCATGGCCAGGGCCTCGATATCTACTGGAGAGATGTACGTTTGAGGGAGTGGAATTTGGGCAAGTGTGAACTTCCGTCGGTAGAAGAGTACTTACGGATGGTTATGAACAAAACGGGCGGGTTGTTCCGGCTCGCCGTTAAACTCTTAGCGCTATTCACTGACAACTTCTCCGACGCGGAGACGGACAAATTGGTGCCGTTCTCAAATCTACTAGGCATAATATACCAAATCCGAGATGACTACATGAACTTGGTCGACGATCGGTACCTGGAGATGAAAGGTGTGAGAGGAGAGGATTTAGCAGAAGGAAAACTCTCGCTTCCCATACTATTTGCGTTGCAAACAGCACCATGCAATTCTCCTCTTCATACAGCTCTCTTTGACTACGGTCTGGCAAAGGAGAGGTTGGAGAACAGCGACAAGGTTGTTCAGGCCCTCGACTATATGAGGAATGAAACCGAGGCATTGATGCTCACATATAAGCTTTTAAAGGAATATGTGGCGAAGGCATTAGCATACTTGAAAGAGGCAGGTGCGCCGTCAGACGCGCTTTTGGTTGGTGTGATCACGCACTTGGGCGATGTGGTTAAGCCGAGTATGTAG